ATCATGGCCCTCAATCCGCGCGATCTCGTCATCGCTGAACAGCGCCGCATCACTGCCCGATGCCGCCAAAGTGCCAAAAGTGCCATTGCGCTGATGCCGCCCGGCGCGACCGGCAATCTGTGCCATCTCGGCAATGGTCAGCCGACGCCGACGGCGGCCATCATATTTGCGCAAGGCGGCAAAGGCGACATGATGGACATCCATGTTGAGGCCCATGCCGATGGCATCTGTCGCCACCAGATAGTCGACCTCACCCGATTGGAACATCGCCACTTGAGCATTGCGGGTGCGCGGGGATAGCGCGCCCATCACCACCGCCGCGCCGCCGCGAAAGCGCTTGAGCAATTCGGCGGTGGCGTAAACCTCCTCAGCCGAGAAGGCGACAATCGCCGTGCGCGGTGGCAGGCGCGAGAGCTTTTTATGGCCGCCATAGCTGAGCGTTGAAAAGCGCGGGCGCGAGATAATCTCCGCCTCGGGTAGCAGCGCCTCGATCATCGGTCGCAGGCTGTCCGAACCGAGGATCATCGTCTCCTCGCGTCCCCGCGCATAGAGCAGCCTGTCGGTAAACACATGACCGCGCTCGGGATCAGCACCCAGCTGCGCCTCATCAATCGCGACAAAGGCAAAGTCGCGGCTCATCGGCATGCTTTCGACCGTGGCCAGAACCCAGCGCGCCCCTTCGGGGACGATGCGTTCTTCGCCGGTGATCAGCGCCACCTCTTTCGGGCCTTTAATAGCGCACACGCGATCATAAACCTCGCGCGCCAGCAGCCGCAGCGGGAAGCCGATCATGCCCGAGCTATGGGCGCAGAGCCGTTCTACCGCGAGATGGGTCTTGCCGGTATTGGTCGGCCCCAGCACCGCGACGACTTTCTCGGCAACCGGCTGATGGCCAAATGAGGGCGTGAGGTGATCCATGATCTGTATCATCTATGTTGCCCTTCTCCTGCGTCAGTGCAAGCAAAACCCTGTCACAGAGCGGGCAAGATGTGGATAGGCAAAGCGGAGCCGACTCCCCGGAAATGCTGCTTATCGGGCAAATGCCACAATCTGGCGCAAGGCGAATCCTTCGGGCATTTTGTTAAATTGACTTTAACCTTGTTTCTTCACACTAGGGGAATTGCAACAAGAAGGGCTCCGCATGGCGATTTTCGCCACTCAAATTATCCAAAACTGCGCCAAAGGCTGTGATGGCTTCTATGTATCAGGCTGATCGACCAAAAGCGCTGGCTGGCCATGCCGGAGCCTTGTCGGCGACCGGGCAGTTGATACTGGATGAAGCATTGTCTGCACAGGACAGCCAGGCCGAACTTCCCATGGCTGATCCCGAAAACGGCAATCCTTCCTGGATTAAGCGTTTGCGTGCCGCTTTTCATGAATTCAACTGGGCCCCGGATCTCGGCAATGATATTGGCAGTCCGCAATGGTTTCGCGGCCTGCTGTCGATGCTGGTGCTGATGGGCATTGCGATCAGCTTCTGGCCTGATTTCAGTGGATTGAAAGCACGCCCGGCGGCCACAATGACTATAGCGGAACGCGATGAATGGCGTACCCAGCTCATCGCGCCGCTGGCGCTTGGTGCTGATACCGGCCACAAAATGGGGCCGAGCGACGCGGTGATCGCGCTCAAGTCCAGTCCCGAACGTCCAAGCATTTCGCTCGCCGCCACCATGGGCAAAGGCGACAGCTTTGACCGGGTGCTGCGGCGTGCCGGTATTGGCGGCGATCAGGCCCAAGCACTAAGCAATCTGGTCTCAAGCGCGGTTGCGCTCGATTCTATTGAACCCGGCACCAAGCTCGATATTGTCCTTGGTCGCCGCGCGTCACGAACCCAGCCACGTCCCGTCGACAGCCTTGCCTTTCGCGCCCGCTTTGACCTGAATCTGGAAATTGTTCGTAATGGCGATACCTTCGCGCTTGTTCGCAAGCCGATCATTGTCGACAATACCCCTTTGCGCATCCGTGGTACAGTCGGCGACAGCCTGTATCGCTCGGCCCGCGCTGCCGGGGCCCCGCCTAAAGCGATCCAGGAATATCTGAAAACCCTGTCCAGCAAAGTCTCCATCGGCCGCAATATCCGCGCCACCGACGAATTCGACTTTGTCGTCGCCTATAAGCGTGCCGAAACCGGCGAGCGGCAAGTGGGAAAGCTGATGTATGCCGCGCTGCATCGCGGCGACAAACGCCGGGTCGAACTGGTCAGCTGGGAACAAAATGGCCGCTTTCAATGGTTTGATCCCAAAGGCGTCGGCGAACAGCGTGGCGAGCTGGCACGACCGGTCAATGGCCCGATCTCCTCACGCTATGGCATGCGCCGCCACCCGATATTGGGCTATCGCCGCATGCATGCTGGCATAGACTTTCGGGCGCGTCACGGCACGCCGATCCATGCCGCCAGTGATGGCCGCATCACCTATGCCGGACGCAAGGGCGGCTTTGGCAAATATGTGCGTATCAGACATGCCGGCGGTCTCGGTTCGGGCTATGCCCATATGAGCCGCATCGCGGTACGTAATGGCCAGCAGGTAAGGCGCGGCCAGATTATTGGCTATGTCGGCTCCACCGGCCTGTCGACCGGCCCACATTTGCATTATGAGCTTTATCGCAATGGCCGTACGATCAACCCGCAATCGGTGCGCTTCACCACCCGCGCCACATTGTCAGGCAGCGAGCTGAAAAAATTCATGGCGCGACGCAACCAGCTGATCGGTCTGGAGCCTGGTGCCGCTTTGGAAGCGCTGACCCCAGCAGTGCCGCAGATCGAAGAGCCGAAACGCGAAATTGATCGCTTGGCCGATAGCACAACAACTTAGTCTGGCCTGCCCCGACGTGCTTCGCTATCACTGCGGATATGACACACTATCCCGCAACACGGATGCGTCGCACCCGTCGCCATGCATGGTCGCGCAACATGGTGCGCGAGACCCTGCTCTCCCCCGCTGACCTGATCTGGCCACTGTTCATTACCGGCGGCGAGAAGGTCGAAGAGCCCGTCGCCTCTCTACCCGGCGTATCCCGCTGGTCGGTCGACCTGATCATACAACGGGCGCATGAGGCGGTGGACCTTGGCATTCCCTGTGTCGCGCTATTCCCCAATACCGAAGCCGACAAGCGCAGCGACGATGGCAAGGAAGCGCTCAACCCCGATAATCTCATGTGCCAGGCGATCCGCGCTATAAAGGACGCGGTAGGAGATGATCTAGGCGTGCTTACAGACGTCGCGCTCGACCCCTATACCAGCCATGGTCAGGATGGGCTGCTCGATGATGCAGGCTATGTCACCAATGACGCCACGGTCGAGGTACTGCGCGGACAGGCGCTCAATCAGGCCAATGCCGGTGCCGATATTATTGCACCCAGCGATATGATGGATGGCCGCATTGGCGCGATCCGCGAAGCGCTGGAAGGCGATGGCCATCACAATGTGCAGATCATGGCCTATGCCGCCAAATATGCCAGTGCCTTTTATGGGCCTTTCCGCGATGCCGTGGGTTCTGGCGGGCTGCTCAAGGGCGACAAGAAAACCTATCAGATGGACCCGGCCAATAGCGATGAGGCGCTGCGCGAAATCGCCCTCGATATTGATGAGGGCGCGGACAGCGTGATGGTCAAGCCCGGCCTCGCCTATCTCGATATCATCCTGCGCGCGCATCAGAATTTCGAGGTGCCGGTCTTCGCCTATCAGGTGTCCGGCGAATATGCGATGCTCGAAGCCGCTGCCAGCGTCGGCGCGGGCGACCGCGATGCGCTGCTGATGGAGAAGCTGATCGCATTCAAGCGGGCGGGGTGCTCGGGCGTATTGACCTATCACGCGCCGGTAGCGGCCAGGTTGCTAGGGGCTAAACAGTAAGAGTTTCTCGCGAAGGGCGCGAAGCAGCGAAGAAACGCGAAGGGGATGGCGCAATATGCACGTTGAGGAAGTTGCCGCAATTGCCGTCGATTGTGGCTTGCAGCTTCACAAGGATGTTGGCCCCGGCTTGCTGGAAAGTGCCTATCAGAAGATGCTGGCCCATCTTCTCACAAAACGTGGTCTGAGTGTCGAAGAAGAGATCCCAATACCAATCACTTATGATGACCTCATCATTGAACAAGCCTTTCGCGCTGATATCGTTGTTGAACGAAAACTGCTTATCGAGTTGAAGTCTGTCGAGAAGCTACTGCCGGTGCACCGAATGCAAGTGGTTACCTATTTGCGGTTTATGGACCTGCCGGTAGCTTTATTAATGAATTTTTCTGCAGAAAGATTCAAAAACGGCCTCGTGCGTATCGTCAACAATCACCACGACACCAAAGGATCAAAACTAACCCTGCACCAATAGTCTTCGCGCTCTTCGCCTCTTCGCGTCCTTCGCGAGAAACACTTTAGGCGTACATAGCCCTCGACACATGCAACAGCGAATGGATGTCCCATGACACAACACCCCGAAACCACCATCCTCTCCATCAACGGCAAGACCCCGCACATCGATGAGAGCGCCTTTATCGCGCCGGGGTGCCGGATTATCGGCGATGTCACCATCGGCCCCGATGTCAGCATCTGGTATAATTGCGTGATCCGCGCCGATGTTAGCAGCGTGGTCATCGGCGCGCGCTCCAATGTTCAGGACGGCAGCGTCATCCATTGCGACGGACCGACACCGATGGCACCCGACGGTTTCCCGACTATCATTGGTGAGGATGTGCTGATCGGCCATATGGCAATGGTGCATGGCTGCACCATTCATGATCGCGGCTTTATTGGTCTCGGAGCGATCATTATGAATGGCTGCGTTGTCGAGAGCGATGCCATGCTCGGAGCCGGCGCGCTGCTGCCTGAAGGCAAGCATATGGCGCAGCGCGAGCTATGGGTTGGTCGTCCGGCCAAACGACTGCGCGAGCTGCCCGATGCCGCTTTGGTCGGCATGAAGATGGGCGTGGCGCATTATGTTGAAAATGGCTACGCCCATAAAAAGGCTATCGCCGAGGCAGAAGGCCTCGACTAATGGAGAATCCCAGGCTCAGCGGCGCGAATAGCGACGACGGCGGTCCGGCCGAAAATTGCGAACGATATAGCCGCGCTCGGTCATCTCTTCGGCATAATCCTTTTTCGCATCACGCAGTTCATTATAATATTCGGCCCATGCCTCGCGCCGGTCTTCCTCATCGGTGGCACGACGCAGATCGCTGTCCAGCTCACGCTCGGCCTCGCTGACATCGGTGCGATAGTCGAGCCAGAATTTGTTGCTGTCATTATTGGGCGCCGTGGGCAGTCGGCTGCCGCGAACGGTAATCTCATCGTCATCGTCATAATGATAGGTCCGCTCATAGTCCGCGCGGTGGTGATAACGTCCGCCCGCCATGGCAGGCGCGGCGGCAACACCGATCAGGGTCAGCGCCAATGCGCCGGTGGCAATCTGTTTCAAGGGGATATTCTTCTTCATCTCGCGGTCTCCGTCTGTGAGTCGGTTCCAGATATGACAGGCGCCTACAGATGTAATCGTTCAACATGAACGCAGGCCAACCGACCGCCAGACTCCCGCTTTTGCACGATGAAACGGTCCTGAGCAGCGCCGAAATGAAACTATGGCGCGCTACTGGTCTCCGACTCAAAACGGATTAAGCGTAAAGCCCGCCTGCTGCAGCCGCGCATGGGCGGTCATGGCGGAGAGGTCCATGGTGACCCCGGGCAGCAGTTCGGATTTGGCAAGGCCCTGCCCCGCTGCGCTTTGGCCGCAGATGATGATATCGACGCCCTGCCAGCTCAGCGCCGCGATCAGCGCAGCATTGGGGTTGCTCTGCTGGTCGGGATATTTGCGCGCATAGGCCGCATCATTCGCCATATCGAACACCGCCACGCCATGCACCACCACAGCGGCGCGGATATTCTGCGGCTCCACGCCATTGGCAGCATGCATATTGATAAAGCGCGCCGCCGAAACCAGTGTGCGATTGAGCGCTCCCGCCTCTCCCTTGGCGACATCAAAGGCCACTGCCAATTTCATATCGGCCGGGAGCGGCATGTCCATCTCCACCGGCGCATGCGGGCCATGGTCTTGCAGCACCGGGCCGGTGGCAAAGCTTCTGGGCATTTCAGATGATCGCTGGCCGCAAGCGGGTTGCGCCGCCATGGCCAGCCCTGCCAACAGTCCAATGCCAATACCCCGAATCATCATTGTGTTCCTCATGCAAATTCATAAACGGTCGTCACCACCCGGCTTGTCCCCAGATCCACGTCGCAGATAACCGTCTGGCTTTTAACCGGCACCGAAAAGGGTGGCGCGGTGATCACCACACCGCTGCCTTGTACCATACGAATATCGGCATTGATCGCCATATCCATATTGGGAACAAAGGCATTCCCGCCCGGCACATGTTCGGTGAGCACCAATATCGGATAGCTGCGGCGGATATTGTCGAGGCTTTTCTGAATCATGGCATTGGACAGATGCTGAAACACCTGCCGGACAAAGACGATATCCGCCCCGGGCAACGGCGATTCAGCCAGATTGAGAACCTGAAAATCCACATCAAGATCGGTAAAGCGCTGACGGTTATAGGCGATGACATCGTCAACAATATCGCCCGCAATATAGCGTCCGCAATAGGGCCGGATTTGTGACCCTATGGCAAAATCACCACACCCCAGATCGGCAACATCGGGTTTCTTGGGAAATGTCCCGAGATACTGCGCGACCTGCCGGATATAGGGTTCTGCAAATGTAGGCATATGCGAACCGGCACCGGAATAATATCTGCCCCCGCCATGGTTTTCGGATTTGCCCCAGATACCATGCGCATAGATCTCAGAGAAGATAGCCTTGGCCAGTTTGCTTTCCGCATCTTCTTTAATGCCATGATTTCCGGCATCGTCTTGCATTTCGGCCATTATGGTCTCTCCGTTCAGGCCAGCCCCCAGTGCAGCGTCTGATCCAGACAGACGCGCTTTTCAGAACAGAGTGTGTAAGGATGCGACAACAGCGAAGCAAATAGCTCCCGCCCCATATTGGCGCAGAACATCGTGCCCCGTGTTACCGGGGGCCGCTATGCCATAGCCGCCGCCAGCGGTGCCGCCATTAGCAGCAGCGCCGCCAGCCAATAGGGCAGAGGCTTCAGCTTCATATGCGGCGTATCAGCCCGCTTTAGACGCGCAGGTGATGCACAGAGCCGCTTCGGGGCGCACCGCCAGACGCTTGGGGTTGATCGGATTGCCGCAGCTTACGCAGATCGCATAGGTGCCATTGTCAATCCGCTCCAGCGCCCGCTTGACCGAGGCGATTTCGCGGGTGATCAGCGCGCCCTGGCCCTGCAGCGATGCGTCATCTTCCATCTCGACTGCCTGTTCAGAACTATCGGCATTGAGCGGCTCGGCAAGATCCTCGCCAATATGCGCCAGCCGGGCTTCCAGCTCGGCGAGCATCGCCTCAAGCTGCACCTGCTCGCTGCGGAAGCGGGCTTTTTCGGCTACCTTGGTCATCACATCCATCGTCTTTACTCCTTGTTCGGGGGGTTAGCGGGCCGCCGCGATCATGCCGCCCAACTCATCACACAGCGCCAGCCGTTGCTTTTTCAGCATCTCGGCATGGTCATCCGAACATGGCTCAATCTCCGCCTCAATGCGGTGAATGGCGCGGTTAACCTCATGATAGCGCTCGGCCTGACGAGAAAAATGCGCATCCTCCAGCTTCAACCGATGAATGGTCTCCCCATCCTGCGGAAACTCCTCGGCCAGTTCATGCGGGGTATGCGACATAGATTTCTCTCCTGCTGTCTCACGACTCATGCCGTGATGAATGCGGGCATCATGCCAGCGAAGGCGCGACGGTTCTTTGCGCTGGATCAAAAATGGCGAGACGCCGCAAAACCCAACAAAAGGTGACACAGGGTGACACCGTGTCACCCTGTGGAAGCGGGTCGTGTTATTCGGGAAAACCGCTTGATTTGAGTGGCTTGTCAGTATCGAAGCATGATGCAGGCGAAGGTGACACCCTATGGGCGAAATGGCGATAATTGCGGACATGGGGGCGATAGAAACCATGTCCAAAGTATAGATGATGCGGTGTGTTGTAGGACAGGCAGGGCATAATGCCCGTCGCAATGGCGGTTCGGAACGGAATGACCATTGGCGGTGATGCGGCGCAGGACGCGAGAGCCGTTTTGCAGAAAGTGCGTGCAACGCGCATAGGCTTCATCCACATCATCAATATGACCAGCATAGAGTCGATTCCCGTGCCGCCTGACAGCCTGTTGGCGCAATTTGGTCCGGCGCATGCCTCGCGCGATTGCTTTGCGCGCACAGTGCCTGGCACGGTCAGCCTCACCGACTTTGTTGAGCGCTTCTATTGCAGCTGGGTGTTTCGGCCCGAGCGCCTGGCGCTGGGACTGATCGGCCATGGCGCGTCCAATGCGGATGCCAGACAGCTCGCCCATGGCAAGGCACAGCGCTTTTCCGCATGGAATGTCATCGAGCGCCGCGACACGGAAATCCTGCTTCAGGATGTTCTTGGTGCCACTGCAAGCTGGCTGGCGGTCCAGTATCATGGCGAGACAACCACGCTGCTCTTCGGCAGCTGGGTCGGCAAACCGAGCCAAAACAGGTCGAGGATCTTGGGGCCCTTTCACCGCTGGTATTCACGGGTGTTGTTGGGTGGGGTTTAGTCTTTTTGGTTGCATAGCATGTGATCCCAAGCCCGTTTCACCTTTGGAGACTACGTTACGATACATTCAGCAAAGGTAAGCAATAGGTCAGGCATCCATATCAATGATCGAAGCGGGAAGACCGACTAACAATAACGGGCAAGGGTTGCCCACGCCTCTTGCGACTCTGTCCTGCAGCTTATCCCAATGCGTAGTGGCCATGCCATATTTGTCGGATACAAATTTCTTTGCCCACGCCTCTGCAAACGGCTTCCCGGCATCCACCTGTCGGTCGATTTGTGCGCGCTGCGGACGAGTTGGCGACAGATCAAGTGCAATCAGGTCTTCATAACTCTCGAGATTTCGCTCATGACCGAAGTTCAGAACTTTATCGAACATCTGGGATTGCATATCTGGGCCACGTGTCACGATTCCGCCCAAGCTAATGGCTCCTTCTGCATGAAGGCGTTTGAAGTTTTCTAGATCGCGGTCGAAAAACGGATCTTTGTTGTTCCATTCAATTTCAAATGCCACGGTGCCCGCATCAGCGCGACGGACATGATCAATTTCGTGGCTGGTGGATTCCTTCGGCTCACCGTCGACGGTTTTGGCAACAATGAAATTATGTTTAGGCCACCCCAAATTCGCCAAAGCCTTTCTCAGTCTCTGGGTCATCTTGGTTTCGCCGCCACCACCGCCAATTATCTCGGTTATTGGCAGCCGTAATTCCAGAAGCGCTGTCTCAATTTCCGTAATCAGGTCAGGAAAGTCATAGCGCAATATGGCTTCGGCATGATTGGTGTAATACAGGGTGAAACCTGCCTCAGCCAAACGGCCAAACATTATTCAGCTGCTTCCAAGGTGCTATTATAAGAGTAGGTCTTCCAGTCAGGCGTATAGTCATCATCAGCCTGATTACCCCAAACAGTCCATCCCGGTCTGGTGCCACGAGAAAACAGTTCAATTCGTGGGCCCCAGCTACATTCTTCAATGATCTTGTACTGTTCATCAGGTTTACGACTGTGTTCGCGCTTACGTGAACGGATGATATTCACCTGTCGCCTGCCCGGCGCGAGAGTCCGGGCATTTTTGCCGCGCACACCGAAAAGGAGTATTTCGGTGACATTGCGGAAATAGAAGCCCACGCCACGACCATCCGGCCCGCCATCCTTGCGTATTTTTTCCCAGATGATGTTGGAGACATAACGAAAGCCCCATGCCTCCATGACTTTCAGTCCTTCGGGCATAAGTGCGTTTGGAACCCAAAGATAAAGATGTGATGGATCAGCAGCAATATCGGCGACCGGCAATTCGCAAATGTCATCCAAAGACATTGTGCTGTAGCGATTAAGCCGTTTATGCTCTGGCGCTACTTTCCCGGTGCGGTTTTGAAACTGCCAAGGAGGGTCAGCAAGGATCGTCCCAAAAGGTTCTCCCTTGACGGTTTGCAAAAGGCTAAGAGCCGATTCCAGCTTTTCATCACGTGAGAACATAAGGTGATCATCTTCTATGATGCAGACTTAGTCAAGCACCATGCCATAAAAAATCGGCCGGAGTACCACTCCGGCCGAAACGTGTTTACTCCGCCGCAACCTCGGCCGCATCAAACATATCCGGCCCTTCATCCTCGGCCTCGCAATTCGCGGCGTCGCCCGCCTTGCTTTTGCGTTTGTCGAAGGTGTCCCAGACATCGTTCCAGTTGCCGCGGGTCGCGCCTTTGGAATATTCGGTGGCGCGGGTTTCGAAGAAGTTGGCGTGCTCGACACCGTTTAGCAGCGGCGAGAGCCAGGGCAGCGGGTGCTCTTCGATCAGGTAAATCGGCTGCAGGTTGAGCTGCTTCAGCCGCCAGTCGGCGATATAGCGGATATATTTCTTGATGTCGTTCGGCTTCATGCCTTCGACCGGGCCCATTTCAAACGCCAGATCAATAAACGCATCTTCCAGCCGCACCGTCTTCTGACAGATGTCAATAATATCTTCCTTCACCGCCTTGGTCAGGCAATCGCGCTCTTCGCAGAAGGTGTGGAACATCTTGATGATGCCTTCGCAATGCAGCGATTCATCGCGCACCGACCAGCTGACAATCTGGCCCATGCCCTTCATCTTGTTGTGCCGCGGGAAGTTCATCAGCATGGCGAAGCTGGCGAAGAGCTGGAGCCCTTCGGTAAAGCCGCCGAACATCGCCAGCGTGCGGGCAATATCCTCGTCGGTGTCGACGGTGAACTGGTGCATATAATCATGCTTGTCCGCCATTTCCTCATATTCGAGGAAGGCCGAATATTCGCTCTCGGGCATGCCGATGGTGTCGAGCAGGTGCGAATAGGCGGCGATGTGCACCGTCTCCATATTGGAGAAGGCGGCGAGCATCATCTTGATCTCGGTCGGCTTGAACACGCGGCCATATTTGTCGTGATAGCAATCCTGCACCTCGACATCGGCCTGGGTAAAGAAGCGGAAGATCTGCGTCAGCAGATTGCGCTCATGCTCGGTCAGATTCTGCGCCCAGTCGCGGCAATCCTCACCCAGAGGCACCTCTTCGGGCATCCAGTGGATCTGCTGCTGGCGTTTCCAGAAATCATAAGCCCAGGGATATTCAAACGGCTTATAGGTCTTGCGGGCTTCTAATAGGGACATGCGCTTCGCTCCTCGTTACATCTCGAAATATAGGGATTTTCGCGGAAAAATGGAAGGTTGCCGCGGGGATAGGACGGTTTGTTCTGTGGGTTGGTTGTGTATAAGTGTGAGGTTCATGCGACGGCCCTTTCGGTTTCAGGCTGCGGCGCTTTACGCCCAAGCATCTGGTCGATCAGCGCGTCGATCTTCTTGAACTGCAGGCTGCGGACAAAATTGTGCGTCGGCGCTTCAGGCAGGTCAGGGATGCGGCCGCAATGCGCGGCTTTCTGCTCCAACCATTGCAGCAACTGATCGGCAATCGCCTGCGGATCATTGGAGGCGAGGCCGAAGCCATGGTCGCGGATAATCTCTACAGTCTCGCCCCGTTCCGAGCCCATCGCCAGCATCGGGCGGCGCGCGCCGATATATTCGAACAGCTTGCCGGGGATGACGCCTGCGGTCTTTGCCTCGTGCGAACGGCAGATGATCAGCACATCGACCCGCCGCTCCAGCGCCAAAATCTCTTCGCGTGGGACAAGCGCGCGGAACTCGACCGACCCGAGCACATCATGCTCTTTGGCGAGCTGGGTCACATAATCATATTCATCATGGAAGAAGAGCACGCGGATTTTCGCC
The sequence above is drawn from the Parasphingorhabdus sp. SCSIO 66989 genome and encodes:
- a CDS encoding MT-A70 family methyltransferase; the encoded protein is MFSRDEKLESALSLLQTVKGEPFGTILADPPWQFQNRTGKVAPEHKRLNRYSTMSLDDICELPVADIAADPSHLYLWVPNALMPEGLKVMEAWGFRYVSNIIWEKIRKDGGPDGRGVGFYFRNVTEILLFGVRGKNARTLAPGRRQVNIIRSRKREHSRKPDEQYKIIEECSWGPRIELFSRGTRPGWTVWGNQADDDYTPDWKTYSYNSTLEAAE
- a CDS encoding class I SAM-dependent methyltransferase — encoded protein: MAEMQDDAGNHGIKEDAESKLAKAIFSEIYAHGIWGKSENHGGGRYYSGAGSHMPTFAEPYIRQVAQYLGTFPKKPDVADLGCGDFAIGSQIRPYCGRYIAGDIVDDVIAYNRQRFTDLDVDFQVLNLAESPLPGADIVFVRQVFQHLSNAMIQKSLDNIRRSYPILVLTEHVPGGNAFVPNMDMAINADIRMVQGSGVVITAPPFSVPVKSQTVICDVDLGTSRVVTTVYEFA
- a CDS encoding DsrE family protein, giving the protein MMIRGIGIGLLAGLAMAAQPACGQRSSEMPRSFATGPVLQDHGPHAPVEMDMPLPADMKLAVAFDVAKGEAGALNRTLVSAARFINMHAANGVEPQNIRAAVVVHGVAVFDMANDAAYARKYPDQQSNPNAALIAALSWQGVDIIICGQSAAGQGLAKSELLPGVTMDLSAMTAHARLQQAGFTLNPF
- a CDS encoding TraR/DksA family transcriptional regulator, with the protein product MDVMTKVAEKARFRSEQVQLEAMLAELEARLAHIGEDLAEPLNADSSEQAVEMEDDASLQGQGALITREIASVKRALERIDNGTYAICVSCGNPINPKRLAVRPEAALCITCASKAG
- a CDS encoding ribonucleotide-diphosphate reductase subunit beta; its protein translation is MSLLEARKTYKPFEYPWAYDFWKRQQQIHWMPEEVPLGEDCRDWAQNLTEHERNLLTQIFRFFTQADVEVQDCYHDKYGRVFKPTEIKMMLAAFSNMETVHIAAYSHLLDTIGMPESEYSAFLEYEEMADKHDYMHQFTVDTDEDIARTLAMFGGFTEGLQLFASFAMLMNFPRHNKMKGMGQIVSWSVRDESLHCEGIIKMFHTFCEERDCLTKAVKEDIIDICQKTVRLEDAFIDLAFEMGPVEGMKPNDIKKYIRYIADWRLKQLNLQPIYLIEEHPLPWLSPLLNGVEHANFFETRATEYSKGATRGNWNDVWDTFDKRKSKAGDAANCEAEDEGPDMFDAAEVAAE
- a CDS encoding gamma carbonic anhydrase family protein yields the protein MTQHPETTILSINGKTPHIDESAFIAPGCRIIGDVTIGPDVSIWYNCVIRADVSSVVIGARSNVQDGSVIHCDGPTPMAPDGFPTIIGEDVLIGHMAMVHGCTIHDRGFIGLGAIIMNGCVVESDAMLGAGALLPEGKHMAQRELWVGRPAKRLRELPDAALVGMKMGVAHYVENGYAHKKAIAEAEGLD
- a CDS encoding GxxExxY protein: MHVEEVAAIAVDCGLQLHKDVGPGLLESAYQKMLAHLLTKRGLSVEEEIPIPITYDDLIIEQAFRADIVVERKLLIELKSVEKLLPVHRMQVVTYLRFMDLPVALLMNFSAERFKNGLVRIVNNHHDTKGSKLTLHQ
- the hemB gene encoding porphobilinogen synthase, producing MTHYPATRMRRTRRHAWSRNMVRETLLSPADLIWPLFITGGEKVEEPVASLPGVSRWSVDLIIQRAHEAVDLGIPCVALFPNTEADKRSDDGKEALNPDNLMCQAIRAIKDAVGDDLGVLTDVALDPYTSHGQDGLLDDAGYVTNDATVEVLRGQALNQANAGADIIAPSDMMDGRIGAIREALEGDGHHNVQIMAYAAKYASAFYGPFRDAVGSGGLLKGDKKTYQMDPANSDEALREIALDIDEGADSVMVKPGLAYLDIILRAHQNFEVPVFAYQVSGEYAMLEAAASVGAGDRDALLMEKLIAFKRAGCSGVLTYHAPVAARLLGAKQ
- a CDS encoding M23 family metallopeptidase, with the translated sequence MASMYQADRPKALAGHAGALSATGQLILDEALSAQDSQAELPMADPENGNPSWIKRLRAAFHEFNWAPDLGNDIGSPQWFRGLLSMLVLMGIAISFWPDFSGLKARPAATMTIAERDEWRTQLIAPLALGADTGHKMGPSDAVIALKSSPERPSISLAATMGKGDSFDRVLRRAGIGGDQAQALSNLVSSAVALDSIEPGTKLDIVLGRRASRTQPRPVDSLAFRARFDLNLEIVRNGDTFALVRKPIIVDNTPLRIRGTVGDSLYRSARAAGAPPKAIQEYLKTLSSKVSIGRNIRATDEFDFVVAYKRAETGERQVGKLMYAALHRGDKRRVELVSWEQNGRFQWFDPKGVGEQRGELARPVNGPISSRYGMRRHPILGYRRMHAGIDFRARHGTPIHAASDGRITYAGRKGGFGKYVRIRHAGGLGSGYAHMSRIAVRNGQQVRRGQIIGYVGSTGLSTGPHLHYELYRNGRTINPQSVRFTTRATLSGSELKKFMARRNQLIGLEPGAALEALTPAVPQIEEPKREIDRLADSTTT
- a CDS encoding BglII/BstYI family type II restriction endonuclease; this translates as MFGRLAEAGFTLYYTNHAEAILRYDFPDLITEIETALLELRLPITEIIGGGGGETKMTQRLRKALANLGWPKHNFIVAKTVDGEPKESTSHEIDHVRRADAGTVAFEIEWNNKDPFFDRDLENFKRLHAEGAISLGGIVTRGPDMQSQMFDKVLNFGHERNLESYEDLIALDLSPTRPQRAQIDRQVDAGKPFAEAWAKKFVSDKYGMATTHWDKLQDRVARGVGNPCPLLLVGLPASIIDMDA
- a CDS encoding YdcH family protein, with the protein product MSHTPHELAEEFPQDGETIHRLKLEDAHFSRQAERYHEVNRAIHRIEAEIEPCSDDHAEMLKKQRLALCDELGGMIAAAR